The nucleotide window CTTTATAAACGCTGCCATCAGCTAGTTGTTGTTCGTCTTCTCGGTCAAATGCATCTCGAATAATAGCAGCAAACTCGTCGCGACCCATGGGTTGGTTAGGGCGAAAAGTCCCATCGGGATAGCCTGAAACGATGTTTTGTTCGGCTAATGGTTGAATAAAGGGCTGTGCCCAGTAGCCTTGGGTATCTGAGAAGCGCAGGGTAGTGGGAGCAGCAACTGAAGTGGAAATAGGTAACGTCAAGGCTGCGATCGCGCCTACGGTGATGCTAGTAGTTGTTACCAATCCAAGAGTAATAGATCTTTGAGAAAGATAAATCATAATTTCTCCTGTAAGTTTGATGTAGATGATTTTAGAGTCAACTACGATTTCAAACTAGATTAATCGTTTTAAGCTCTCACTTTCCTCCATCACCTGACAGAGAAAAGAATCAGTAAAGATTTAAATAGAGCTAGTGGATTTCCGCGATCGAGGTGATCTCAACCTGAAATGTCATACTTCTGCTGCATTGACTAAATGAAATCACCCATGGGTCACGTTTGTCCTGCATTGACTTGATCAAAACCTTGTTGGATACCAGCGATCGTTTCCAACTGATCGAGCAGTTGGCGCAACTTTACAGCATCAAGTTTAGTTGGATCGAGAAAAGTCACAAAAACTTGAGTCGAGTTGCCCACATCTTGAGTTAACTTGGCGATCTGAACCTAACCATATTGATCGTTGTCAATGTAATTATTGTTCTAATTCTACTTAGTTCCCACCGTATGAGCTATCCTGTGCTATTCCGTTAACCAAGCAAAGAGTTGTCCTACTGTAAGTAAGAAGGATTCGGCAAATGGAGGGACGGGAATGCGATCGCCCATTCCCTCATATACTGCAACATGCTGATCTGAGAAATAAATAAACACCAGCTTTTCTTCAGGGTCAATTAGCCAGCTCATTTGAGTGCTATGGGCAAGGCAGTAAAGAATATTCCGAACCACCTTAGTTTGGCGCGGGTCAGGAGAGAGAATCTCAATTATCCAGTCAGGAGCGATCGCAAAAACATTAGCAAATTCGCCTTTTTTATCACACGGAATGCGCTCCCAGGTGAACACCGTCACATCAGGAACAACCGAGCGATCGCCAAAGGTACAGCGCAATTCAGGATAGGCACGGGCAATTCGATTTGGTCTAAGCGCCAGGTTAATGGTTGGAACAATCTCACCTTGAACCGTGCTGTGTTTTCCTTGAGGCATAGGTTTTTGAATCATTCGAGCCTCAACAAATTCGCTAGCGGGTTTAGTTTCCGGTAGCTTCAAGAACTCTTTGAGGGTTAAAAACTTTGCTGGGGTTTGAACCATGATCTGGGTCAAGTGGAGTGATGCCAGCATTCTACGCTAACCCATAATGTTTACACTACCTGACGGGAAACGATCGCAAACTACAAATTCCAGTAAGTTTCTGTAGCATCCTAGCGTTAGGATCGATAAGCTCTACCCGTCTGGATTTATGGTCAAGAAACTGCCAATGGGGTTGCCCCCGCTCGATCGCCAAGTTTGGATTTTAATCATTGGTCGGTTACTTTCTAATATTGGGACGGGTTTTGTGCTTTTTTCTGCACCCGTTTTCTTTGTCAACCAAGTTGGGCTTTCTGCGGCGGCAGTAGGTTTAGGAATTGGCAGTGAGTCGATTACGGGGGTAATGAGTCGAATTCTGGGCGGCTCTTTGTCAGATTCGCCACGATGGGGACGACGTAAAACGCTGATGATGGCAGTAGTGTTTTCGGCGATCGCGGATCTTGTACTAGCCACTAGCCACAATTTTCCCTCTTTTTTGGCTGGTAATTTGCTGTCGGGTATTGGCGTAGGGCTGTACTGGCCCTCTGCTGAGTCGATGGTGGCGGATTTGGCACCCTTGGAATATCGCAATGAAGCTTTTGCGTTGAATCGGTTAGCAGATAGCTTGGGGCTGAGTTTGGGTGTGGTGATTGGGGGCGCTTGGATTGCGGCAACGGGCGCTTATCGGGCGTTGTTTTGGGTGGATGCAATTTCGTTTTTAGTATTTTTAGTTGTGGCGGCAGTGGCGCTGCGCGAGTCGCGTCCGGTGGTGGCGGGTGAGTTGCAGAAGCGAAGTTTATTCCAAGGGTGGGGCGAGGCTTTGGGCGATCGCACCCTCAGAATTTTTGTGTTGGTCAATATTTTGTTCACCACATATTTAGCATTAGTGAGCAGCACCTTACCGATTTACTTTACTAATTTTGTGAGCAATGCCGAAACGGGTGAGTTTAGTTCTAAGGTCTTAAGTGCGCTGTTTGCAGGATATGTAGCGTTAGCCGCTTTTACCCAACTGCCGATCGCTCGTTTCTTAAAGCGCTGGAGCCATCCCCAAGCCCTAACGATATCGGCGCTGCTATGGGCAGTTGGCTTCGGAGTCATGTGGCTGACTGGAACCGTTGCCCAAAATCAGATTGCTTGGGCGGCACTGGGACTGGGCGTAATGGCGATCGCCACAGTTTCCTATACGCCTGCTGCCTCGTCGATTGTCACCGGGTTAGCACCTGCGGCGCTGCGGGGCGTTTATTTATCGATCAATTCTTTGTGTTGGGCGGCGGGTTATTTCATTGGTCCGGCAGTGGGCGGCTGGGCAATGGATCACGATCGGGCGATCGCGGTGAGATTTTGGATCGTTGCAGCGTTAAGTGTGGCGATCGCAGTGACGATCGCCCAAGTTTTACACCATCGGTTCCGCAAAGCTAAAGCTTGAACGTTACAAGACTTTTTCTAAAAACTGACAAGCGCGATCGCTTTTAGGCGTTGAAAAGAATACCTCTGGCGTTGCATCTTCTGCCAAACGTCCTTCATCCAAAAACAAAATGCGATCGGCAACCTCCCGTGCAAAACCCATCTCGTGAGTGACGATCGCCATGGTCATTCCAGTGGTTGCCAGATGTTGCATGACTTCTAACACCTCCTTCACCATTTCTGGATCAAGGGCAGAAGTAGGTTCGTCAAACAGCATCACTTCCGGTTCCATTGCCAAGGCACGGGCGATCGCCACCCGCTGCTTTTGTCCACCCGACAACCGAGACGGGTAAACCTCTGCCTTCTCTGACAATCCTACCTTTGCCAGTAGATCTAGACCCAGTTCGTGCGCCGCTGCGTGGGATAACTTTTTCACTTTAATCGGCGCATAAGTAACGTTTTCTAACACAGTCATGTGAGGGAATAAATTAAAGTGCTGGAACACCATGCCCACGTTTTGCCGCACCCTCATAATATCGATTTTAGGATTGGTAATGTCTACATTGTCGATATACACTTTGCCCTTAGTCGGCACCTCTAACAAATTCATACATCGCAATAGCGTTGATTTACCCGAACCCGAAGGTCCAATAATTGCTACCACTTGCCCCTTAGAAATCTCTGTAGAAATTTCCTTGAGCACATTTAACTTACCAAATGATTTACAGAGAAATTCAGTTCTAATCACTTTGTCGTAGCCTCACTTCTAACGTTTTGCCCACCCAAGCCAGCCCCATCACCAAGATGTAGTAAATCACGCCGATGAATATTAACGGTTCAAAGTAAACGAATTTCTCGGCAGCTACTACTTGTCCACGGCGCATCAAGTCCAGTACGCCCACCGTCGAAACCAGCGAAGAATCTTTCAGCAACGCAATACTTTCGTTGATGAGGGCTGGCATAATATTTTTGAACGCTTGCGGCAAAATCACATCTCCCATCATCAGCTTATAGGGAACCCCTAACGATTTCGCCGCCTCGCTTTGCCCTTTATCAACCGCTAAAATTCCGCCCCGAATGGTTTCAGAGGTGTATGCCGCCGAGTTCAGGGCAAAGGTCGCCACCCCGGCTTCGAGGGCAGAAATGCTGTATCCCGTCAGTTGGGGTGTGGCGTAGTACACCAAAGCCAATTGCAGCAATAGGGGCGTACCGCGAAACACCGAGGTATAAAAGTCGGCAAAGATTCGCAGCGGTCGCCATCCCGAAATCTTGAACAGCGACAGAATAGTGCCCCAAAGAAAGCCCAACAGGGCAGAGAGAAATGTGAACTGTAGAGTTTGCCCCATTCCTCCCAAAATGAAAGGAATAGAAGGAACAATCTTTGAAAAATCCAGGCTAAGTCCGCCAGGTGCGGTTTGGGCAATGATCCATACGATCGGGTGAATCATGCTCAACTTGCCTTTTGCAGGGCTGGACTATCTTCCCCAAACCATTTGTTCACCAGTTCTTCCAACTTACCGCTGGACTTCATTTCTTGCAGCACAGGGTTAAACTGAGCCGGGAGCGGAGAGCCTTTGGGGAAAGCGATCGCCGAACCTGCGGCTTCTTCATTAGGCAGGACATTGAACTCTAAATCTGGATTAGCGGCAATATATCCTTTCGCTACCGTATCTTCAATAATTGCCGCCTCAATGCGACCCGCCTTAATCTCCTGCACCATCTCATTAATTTTGTTCAAGGGCTGCATGGTAATACCTGGCATTTTCTCAGCAATTCCCTGCTGAATAGAACCGAGTTGTACACCCACTTTTTTACCTTTCAGGTTGTCCGCTGTCGCTAAGCCAGCGCCCTTTTTGGCAACGATCGTGTTCTTTGCCTCGTAGTAAATCTCGGAGAAATCGACGCTCTTTTTCCGTTCTTCTGTCGGAGTCATGCCCGCCATTACCAAGTCAGCCCGCTTGGCTTGCAGTGCAGGAATAAGACCATTGAAATCAATGTTGTTAATTTGCAACGTTTTTCCATTCTTTTCGGCAATATATTTGGCAATGTCAACATCAAACCCAATAATTTCTTCCTTGCCGCTAGAACTATCGATAAATTCATAGGGTGGATAATCGGCTGAAGTTGCCATGATAAGGGCGTTGCTGTTAGTGCTTGATGAATTGCAAGCGGTAACCACCGACAGGGTTAGCAACATGCTGAAAAGAGCAGTTAGTAAAAATTTGAAGCGTTTCATATGAGTCTCCAGGGAACAGTGTTTGGCTGTGAATACAGCAAGCACAGCCTTAATATCTACAAGAGTATTGAGATCAATCCTGTGTGTTTCGTTACTGTTTCACTTTACATTGTGCCAATTGCTGAAGCCTTAGTTTCTGTTGCTTTGAAAATATTCATTTGAACTGCTTAAATAAACGGTGCAATCCTACGAACAGGGCGTATTGGCTCAGGAAATTTGAGGGCAGAATAAAGCAAAATTAAGGTACGGGGCATGAACAGATTTTGTTGGCTGGCTGGAGCACTTTCTCCATTAATTGTTCTAGGGTTTGCACTGCCTGGCTGGGCAGATGTGGCGGTGCCGATGGACGATGTGTTGCCCAAGCTTCAAGAGACGACCCAAATCCCCATTCTGTTGCCCAGTCAAGTGCCGATGGATGAAGTGTTTTTAGATGTGGAAGCGGAGAGCGATCGCTATTACGTCGGTTTCGACTATCGCCCTGATTGTCGATCGTTAACGGCTTGCCACTTTGGTGAAATTATGGCGGAGCAAGGCAACTCAATGTCTGCTCCTGGTAACGCCGAGAAAATAATGTTAGCAGATGGTACGTCTGCTACGTTCTTTAGTACCTGTGGCGCGCACTGTACGGCGAGTGTGCAATGGCAATACGGTGGTGTAATGTATCGAGTCATGGTAAAGAATGGTGAGCGGGAGGGTACGATCGCCTTAGCAAATTCGGCAATACTTAGGGGCGATCGGCGTTCCTCTTCAAGTTCTGATGCTGGTTCTGTTGCTCGTTCTTCTTCAAGTTCTACAACTCGTGTTATGACTCCTCCCAGTAGCGGTATGGCGCGTCTTAAAACCCTTGACTCTGGTTCTGCCATCAATATTCGTGCAGAGGCAAGCACTACGGCTGAAATCCTTCATATGGGGTATTCTGGCGATCGGGTAGAGATTATTAGCCACGTTAACGGAGAGGGTGATTATCGCTGGTATAATATTCGGTTTCCTCAATCGGGCGCAATAGGCTGGGTGCGGGGAGATTTTGTTGTGCCTTAATGATTTTAGGTTGCATTGAGAAGCTGGGCGTTTAAGATACTGTGCTGGGTCAAACCTGTGGTAAAGCGAGGCGGATGAGCGGCTTTAACTCTCCTCATCTGCCCAGGTGGCGATCGCTCTGAACACTTCAGGAATGAAAAACTCTGGCTCTGGCACAAACTCCAGCGTTGTTTCTCGCAAACCTAAATAGCCCGATTCGCCGTAGGAAATCAGGACTCGTTGCAGGGCAAGCCACACCTCAGACTCGTACTCCCAATCGCGATCAAAAGGTGCGTGTCCGGCGATCGCCCGTAATGTCCAAAAGTAAGTGTTTCGCACCACAGAACCCGTCTTTTTGTAAGGCGGCACATCATCCTTATGCAGAAATAAAACGTCGTTGTCAATTCTGGCTCTCACGAGTTGTTTTCACCCTCTCCACGCTGATTTAGTAAGTAGTCTAAGATTCTCCGAGACTCTAGCCGTAAACCTGTGATTTCTTGCTGCATATCGTTTTGCTGCGCTGCCAAGGTGCCAACCATCCCCACCACATCTGTGATGCTGGCTCGCAGGTCATTAATTTGACTTTGTTGTTGTTGAACGGCTAGTAGCGTGGTTTCCGCTAAAGCTTCAAGGCGATCGATTCGGTTAGGTAGGTTAGTCGTCATAATTAGGCGATCGATGATAGGATTACTCGTTGCTGTTGAGGGGATAGAATGCATGAAAAATCACGCCAAACATACTGCGTCAAAAGGGCTGAGAAGCATACTTACTATTGTAATCATCCTGGGCATCGCCTTTCGATTCATCAACCTCGATCGCAAAGTCTACTGGCACGATGAAGTTTACACTTCTATGCGGGCGGCAGGGTTTACCCGTGGTGAAATTGATGAGGAACTGTTTCAAAATAAAATTATTCCGGCTTCCACCCTACAAAAGTTTCAACAAATTAAACCCGGCAGCACCGTTGCCGATACCATTAATTCCCTCAAAGTCGAAGATCCGCAGCATCCGCCACTGTATTTTTTAATGGCGCGATTTTGGATGCAGAATTTTGGAGGTTCGCTGATTGCCTCTCGTCTGCTGCCAGCATTGCTGAGCCTGGTCAGTTTGCCGCTGATGTATAAATTGGCAATGGAATTATTTAAGTCTCAGCGGGTGGCGTGGATGGCAACCGCGCTTTTAGCCATTTCGCCGTTTGATATTTTGTTTGCCCAAACGGCAAGGCAGTATGGCTTACTCACGACTTTGATAATAGGCAGCAGCTTATCTTTGTTGCGCGCTGCTTCGCAGATACCGCAAGGGTCGCTCCGTCACTCTAGTTGGAAAAATTGGACGGTTTACGGTATTGCCGTCGCCCTAGGACTCTACACTCATCCGTTTTTTGCTCTTACTTTGATCGGACAAGGCGTATTTATCCTTCTGAACAGTCGCTACTTTAAATCTCGTAAAGGCAGCGTTGCCCCTGTTGCCCCAGGCATCAATCACTGGCTAGGATTTACTGGCGCGATCGCCCTTGCCCTTTTGCTCTATGCCCCCTGGATTCAAGTTCTCTACAGCAACGCCCAACGCGCTGCCGCCACTACAGATTGGGCGCGCATTCCCCAACCATTTTCCTACCTCGCCAAACTCTGGACACTCAGCTTTACTTCGCTGTTCATCGATCTTGACTTTGGCTTTGACAATCCTTGGAACTTTCTACTGCGTGTTCCTTTTGTAATATTAATTCTGAGCGCATTCTATTTTGTTTATCGACGCACGCCTCGGCGAGTCTGGTTATTTATTCTAACTTCCGTGTTCGTGCCTTTTCTGCTGCTGGCACTGCCCGATCTACTTCAAGGCGGCAAGCGATCGGCAGTTAGTCGTTATCTCATCTCCTGCTATCCTGGCATTCAATTGGCAGTAGTGTATTTGCTGGCGATCGGGTTAACCACTGGCAGAGCGTTCTGGCGCGGAGCCTTAGCGGTGGTCATAACTGCCAGCTTTATTTCTTGTGGCACTAGCGCTTTGGCGGAAAGCTGGTGGAATAAAGATTTGAGCTATGACAACGCAACGGTTTCTCGGTTGGTGAATGCTGAGGCTGCTAAGAATCCGGTGCTGATTAGCGACATTGGCGATGACTTCACCAACACGGGTGACTTGATTTCTTTGAGCTTTCGATTAAAAGATAATGTGCGACTGTTTTTGATGAGCCGTCCTTCTAACTTTGAGGCAATTGCCCAAGAATCCGAGGTTCTGTTATTTCGCCCGTCTAATGCTATCCGAGAAGCGATCGCCCAAAAAGGTTGGAGGCTTCAAATGGTTTCTGCCCCCGGTAGACTGTGGCGCTTAATCCGCACCGCTTGAGCGCTAAAATAAAAATCCTGACCTGAAATCTCACTGATGCCTTTGTCTCCCCTATTCGCCATGCAACCCACCGTAGAGGAACTTGCCGCCCTCGACCACAAACTATCCAAACGCTTCATCGAACTCGACCCCGATGGCTATTTTTTAATCTACCTTGACCGCGACGCAAATCTGATTTGTGCCAAGCACTTTGCCAACGTCATCAACGAAAAAGGTTTAGCCTGCGACCCGATTACGGGTGAACCCATTTCCACCAAAGCAAAAGCCGACCGCGCTCCCACAAAGTTATTTACGGGCAGAACCGCCAAAGAGCTAGCTATCAAGATCTTTGAAGAAAACAAGCCCGCCCCGATCGCCTTTCCCGACCATGCAGCATACTTGGGGCGAGAGTTCGTCCGGGCAGAAATTGCGCTGATTAATGGGGCAGAATATGTGCAGGATTAGCTGATTATAGGGCTTGAATTTCTCTGGCTTAACTTTGAATTTAGAGTCGAGTGTCGGTTTTCCGTCCCTATTTCCAGCGTTTCCCGCCATCAAAGCTCTGAAAGATTTTGTATAACAGAAGTAAGCTAACCTTCTCCTATGCCTCCGATGCCTGAAGAAATTTACCGTCAAGAAGATGCTCAGCAAATTCTGCAATTGGCGATCGCTCGTCAAGCAGAAGAAGGTGAACTTTCCCGTACCCAGCTTTTTGAAATTGCCGCCGAACTCAACATTGCTCCTATCGATATTCAAGCCGCAGAGCAAGAATGGTTTGCGAACAAAGGCATATTAAGAGAGCAAGAGTCTTTTAACTTATTCCGTAAAAGTAAGTTCCAGCAGCGTTTGACTAAATTCCTCATCATCAACGGGTTTTTCATTGCTCTTGATTTGCTAACTGGAAGTGGCATCGGTTGGTCGCTTTACATCCTGCTTTTCTGGGGTTTGGGTATGGCGCTCAACGCTTGGAAAACGTTTCAAACGAGCGGCGAAGATTACGATATTGCCTTCCAGCGCTGGCGGCAAACTCGTCAGCTTAAAAAATCAGTCAATGGCTTGGTGAATCGGCTGTTGGGCGTTTAGATGGGCATCTCTGAACCGCATCATTGTGTTTTGGTTTGCCAGTATCATTCCTGTGCTCGAAATAGGGCTGCTAAAGTTCTAGAAGCGTTTCAACTAGCTGTTCCCCTGGGCGTACTGGTCACTGCAAGTGGTTGTCTAGGACAATGTTCATCGGGTTCTACAGTTTATATCACACCCGATCGCACTTGGTATTGCCGCGTTAAGCCCGAAGATGTTGCAGAAATTGTGGCACAGCATTTACAACTCAACCAACCCGTAGCGCGATTATTACATCCTCGCTTTCATCATGCCAATTAAGTCGGGGTTGGCTTCTCAATATAAGCGCGTAGAAATTGATATTTCTGAGTACAAAAGAGTAGAGATTAAGGTGGCTA belongs to Timaviella obliquedivisa GSE-PSE-MK23-08B and includes:
- a CDS encoding amino acid ABC transporter permease codes for the protein MIHPIVWIIAQTAPGGLSLDFSKIVPSIPFILGGMGQTLQFTFLSALLGFLWGTILSLFKISGWRPLRIFADFYTSVFRGTPLLLQLALVYYATPQLTGYSISALEAGVATFALNSAAYTSETIRGGILAVDKGQSEAAKSLGVPYKLMMGDVILPQAFKNIMPALINESIALLKDSSLVSTVGVLDLMRRGQVVAAEKFVYFEPLIFIGVIYYILVMGLAWVGKTLEVRLRQSD
- a CDS encoding MFS transporter: MVKKLPMGLPPLDRQVWILIIGRLLSNIGTGFVLFSAPVFFVNQVGLSAAAVGLGIGSESITGVMSRILGGSLSDSPRWGRRKTLMMAVVFSAIADLVLATSHNFPSFLAGNLLSGIGVGLYWPSAESMVADLAPLEYRNEAFALNRLADSLGLSLGVVIGGAWIAATGAYRALFWVDAISFLVFLVVAAVALRESRPVVAGELQKRSLFQGWGEALGDRTLRIFVLVNILFTTYLALVSSTLPIYFTNFVSNAETGEFSSKVLSALFAGYVALAAFTQLPIARFLKRWSHPQALTISALLWAVGFGVMWLTGTVAQNQIAWAALGLGVMAIATVSYTPAASSIVTGLAPAALRGVYLSINSLCWAAGYFIGPAVGGWAMDHDRAIAVRFWIVAALSVAIAVTIAQVLHHRFRKAKA
- a CDS encoding amino acid ABC transporter ATP-binding protein translates to MIRTEFLCKSFGKLNVLKEISTEISKGQVVAIIGPSGSGKSTLLRCMNLLEVPTKGKVYIDNVDITNPKIDIMRVRQNVGMVFQHFNLFPHMTVLENVTYAPIKVKKLSHAAAHELGLDLLAKVGLSEKAEVYPSRLSGGQKQRVAIARALAMEPEVMLFDEPTSALDPEMVKEVLEVMQHLATTGMTMAIVTHEMGFAREVADRILFLDEGRLAEDATPEVFFSTPKSDRACQFLEKVL
- a CDS encoding 2TM domain-containing protein yields the protein MPEEIYRQEDAQQILQLAIARQAEEGELSRTQLFEIAAELNIAPIDIQAAEQEWFANKGILREQESFNLFRKSKFQQRLTKFLIINGFFIALDLLTGSGIGWSLYILLFWGLGMALNAWKTFQTSGEDYDIAFQRWRQTRQLKKSVNGLVNRLLGV
- a CDS encoding (2Fe-2S) ferredoxin domain-containing protein, which gives rise to MGISEPHHCVLVCQYHSCARNRAAKVLEAFQLAVPLGVLVTASGCLGQCSSGSTVYITPDRTWYCRVKPEDVAEIVAQHLQLNQPVARLLHPRFHHAN
- a CDS encoding Uma2 family endonuclease, which translates into the protein MVQTPAKFLTLKEFLKLPETKPASEFVEARMIQKPMPQGKHSTVQGEIVPTINLALRPNRIARAYPELRCTFGDRSVVPDVTVFTWERIPCDKKGEFANVFAIAPDWIIEILSPDPRQTKVVRNILYCLAHSTQMSWLIDPEEKLVFIYFSDQHVAVYEGMGDRIPVPPFAESFLLTVGQLFAWLTE
- a CDS encoding glycosyltransferase family 39 protein produces the protein MKNHAKHTASKGLRSILTIVIILGIAFRFINLDRKVYWHDEVYTSMRAAGFTRGEIDEELFQNKIIPASTLQKFQQIKPGSTVADTINSLKVEDPQHPPLYFLMARFWMQNFGGSLIASRLLPALLSLVSLPLMYKLAMELFKSQRVAWMATALLAISPFDILFAQTARQYGLLTTLIIGSSLSLLRAASQIPQGSLRHSSWKNWTVYGIAVALGLYTHPFFALTLIGQGVFILLNSRYFKSRKGSVAPVAPGINHWLGFTGAIALALLLYAPWIQVLYSNAQRAAATTDWARIPQPFSYLAKLWTLSFTSLFIDLDFGFDNPWNFLLRVPFVILILSAFYFVYRRTPRRVWLFILTSVFVPFLLLALPDLLQGGKRSAVSRYLISCYPGIQLAVVYLLAIGLTTGRAFWRGALAVVITASFISCGTSALAESWWNKDLSYDNATVSRLVNAEAAKNPVLISDIGDDFTNTGDLISLSFRLKDNVRLFLMSRPSNFEAIAQESEVLLFRPSNAIREAIAQKGWRLQMVSAPGRLWRLIRTA
- a CDS encoding DUF4346 domain-containing protein, producing MQPTVEELAALDHKLSKRFIELDPDGYFLIYLDRDANLICAKHFANVINEKGLACDPITGEPISTKAKADRAPTKLFTGRTAKELAIKIFEENKPAPIAFPDHAAYLGREFVRAEIALINGAEYVQD
- a CDS encoding SH3 domain-containing protein; the protein is MNRFCWLAGALSPLIVLGFALPGWADVAVPMDDVLPKLQETTQIPILLPSQVPMDEVFLDVEAESDRYYVGFDYRPDCRSLTACHFGEIMAEQGNSMSAPGNAEKIMLADGTSATFFSTCGAHCTASVQWQYGGVMYRVMVKNGEREGTIALANSAILRGDRRSSSSSDAGSVARSSSSSTTRVMTPPSSGMARLKTLDSGSAINIRAEASTTAEILHMGYSGDRVEIISHVNGEGDYRWYNIRFPQSGAIGWVRGDFVVP
- a CDS encoding transporter substrate-binding domain-containing protein; this encodes MKRFKFLLTALFSMLLTLSVVTACNSSSTNSNALIMATSADYPPYEFIDSSSGKEEIIGFDVDIAKYIAEKNGKTLQINNIDFNGLIPALQAKRADLVMAGMTPTEERKKSVDFSEIYYEAKNTIVAKKGAGLATADNLKGKKVGVQLGSIQQGIAEKMPGITMQPLNKINEMVQEIKAGRIEAAIIEDTVAKGYIAANPDLEFNVLPNEEAAGSAIAFPKGSPLPAQFNPVLQEMKSSGKLEELVNKWFGEDSPALQKAS